In Sphingomicrobium sediminis, the genomic window CATCATCGCGAAGATGAGGCTCAATGCGCCGTCCATAGCCAGTTCCTGGCTGACATTGCCCGAGACGAGCTGGCCCGAACCGACGTCAACACCGGGATAGGCGGCTTCAAGACCGCCGCGCAATTCGCCGACGACGCGGTTGGCTTCGGATTCCTCGCCTTCCGGAACCGGCAGGCGGATCTGGAAGGTCGTGGGCGATCCGAATTCCTGGATCGAGGCATCGCCAAGCCCCAAATCGGCCACGCTGCCGCGCAGGTCCTCGATATCGACCGGTTCGGCAAATTCGGCCTGGACGACCTGGCCGCCAACAAAGTCGATGCCGAGGTTGAGACCGCGAACGCCGGTCAGGACGAAACCCGCAATGGCGAGCAGCATGGTGATCCAGATCGCGATCTTGCGAAACTGCATGAAGTCGACATTGGTATTGTCGGGAACGAGTTTGATGAGTTTCATGATAATCTTCCCGCGCCCCTAGATATGAAGTTTCTTGGGGCGCTTGGCGCGGGCCCATACGGCGACCAGCATCCGGGTGAAGTTCACCGCGGTCCAGACCGAGGTCACGATGCCGATGAGCAGCACCACGGCAAACCCGCGAATGGGGCCCGAGCCGAAGTAGAACATCATCGCCGCGGCGATGGTGTTGGTGATGTTCGCATCGAAAATCGCGGTCGAGGCTTCCTTGTAGCCATGTTCGATGGCGTCGAGGATCTTGCGTCCTCGTCGGAGTTCCTCGCGGATACGCTCGTTGATCAGCACGTTGGCGTCGACCGCGGCACCGATGGTGAGGACGAAGCCGGCAATGCCGGGCAATGTCAGCGTCGCGTTGAACACGGCCATCGCGCCGAGGATCAGGAAGGCGTTCGCGACCAATGCCGCATTGGCATAGAGGCCGAAGCGCCCATAGGTCATCAGCATGTAGATGAGTACCGCGAGCGTCGCGACGATCGAGGCGAGCATGCCCTTCTCGATCGAGTCCTGACCGAGGTCCGAGCTGATCGTATATTCCTGGATGACGTCCAGCTTCACCGGCAGCTTGCCCGAGGACAGCGCGATGCCGAGCTGGTTGGCGCTCTCGACCGTGAAGTTGCCCTGGATCTGCGCGCTACCGCCAAGGATCGGCTGGATGATGTTGGGTGCCGACAGGACATTGCCGTCGAGCACCATGGCGAAGGGTTCGCCGACATTTTCCTGCGTCACGCGGCCGAAACGGCGCGCGCCCTGCGGGTTGAACTTGATCGAGACGACCGGTTCGTTGGTCTGCGCATCGAAGCTCTGCTGCGCATTTTCGAGCTGGTCGCCCGAAACAATGACGCGGCGTTCGAGACCGATGCGCGGAATGCCGTCGGCCGCGCCATAGCCCACATAGGGGACGCCGGGCGGGGCATCGGGATAGGGAATGGCCTCGCTGCCGGCGGGCGCGCGGCCTTGGCTCAATTGCTCGGGGCTGGCGGTCAGGTCGACAAGTCGGAACTCGAGACGCGCCGTCTGGCCGATAAGGTCCTTCAGCGCTTCGGGATCATCGACACCCGGCACCATCACTTCGATCCGCTCTTCGCCCGAGGTGCGGACGGTGACTTCGCGCGTGCCCGACGGATCGATACGGCGACGCACGACGTCGCGCGCGACGGTGACCGCATCGGCCAGCGCGCGCTGTTCGCCATCGGCCGTTGGCGCGACGATGATGCGGCTCGTATCCTCGACTTCCACGGTCCAGTCGCGCTGGCCGGTAAAGCCGACCGGCTGCGTCATGGCGCGCAGGCGCTCGACCGCTTCGTCGACCTGCGTCACGTCGCGGACCATGAAGGACAGCTGCCCCTCGCTGCGCGAAATATCGCCGATCCGCACGCGCGGCTCGCCGCGTACCAATTCGTTGCGGATATTCTCTTCCATCGCCGTCAGGCGCTGGACAGCGGCGTCCGCGGCATCAGCCTCGAGCAGCAGGTACGAACCGCCGGCGAGGTCGAGACCCAGGTTGATCCGCGATTGCGGCAGCTGGTCGGGATAGCTTTCGAGCTGACGCTCGCTGAGCAGGCTGGGGATCGACAGGACGATGCCGATGGCGATGATCGCCCAGATCGACCAGACCTTCCAGCGGGGGAAATCGAGCATGTTGGTGCCTTAAGTCCTAGTCGTTGGCCGGCTTGGCCTTGGGGTCGACGACCTTGGCGAGCATCGACTTGACCGCGCGGACCTTCATGCCGCCCCCCAGGTCGACTTCGACCTCGTCATCGCTGACCTTGGTCACCTTGCCGATCAGCCCGCCACCGGTGACGACCTGGTCGCCTTTCTTGGTCGCGGCGATCGTCGCCTGGTGCTGCTTCATCTGCTTTTGCTGCGGACGAATGAGCAGGAACCAGAAGATGATGAAGATGAGGACGAGCGGGATCAGGCCGCCGATAAAGCTGCCACCGCCCGAAGCGGGGGCTGCAGCGGCGACGAGAAGGATATTGGTCATGGGATCATGCACTCTTGTCTAAGGCGCGGCATGGGTAACGCGATTCGCTTGTCGCAGCGAATGCGCCCCACCCCGCTAAAAAAGATGCGCTTCGCTATCAGAAGGCAGTTGGGAATGCCAGTGGGCGCTTGCAAGGGCGGCAAGTCGGCGCTAGAGGCCGCCCCCTGACCCGCATGGCGATACCCATGCTCAATGCGGGCACCGGTCGGGGAGTAGCGCAGCCTGGTAGCGCATCACACTGGGGGTGTGGGGGTCGCAGGTTCGAATCCTGTCTCCCCGACCATTTTTTCAAGAACAATTGCGCTGCTTCAAGCAATCCGTCGAGAATGATACGGTGTAGCTGCTTGAGAGGAGAGCGCTGTCATGAAACATCCGGCATTCGTTCGCTGGGCGACAATTTCGTTCGCGGCGGCGGCTTTGGCGTCCTGCTGGGCCTCCGAAAGCGTGCTAATCCACGCCGGAAATGCCGATACGCCCATCGAAGCCGGGAATTTCACCTGGCATGACCAAACCGACAATGAACGTTCCGCGGCAGCGACGATCCAGCTCAACGAAGACCGCAGCTACACGATCAGCGTCGAAGGCGACGAGCTTCGTTTCTACCTCATGCAATTCAAGGAGCATTGGTTCGTCGTCCAGTCGAACGGGCTCGACGAAGAAATGGACGATCAAAACTACATGCTGATCAATCAGGTCGGTGACGAGCTGCACCTCAGCAGGGCTCCATGCGTCGAAGAGATGGCCCACATCGAAGGCCTGACCTACGAAGACGGATATCTCGAAACCTGCATCTTCGAAACCAGCGAAGCCTTACGCGAGGCTGCGGCATGGGCGACCAGCGACGCGCAGATCGGCAACATCGAGGTCGGTGCAATCATCGAGCCACGCTAAACTCTTTTCATCACGCACTACCCCTGCCACCAAGCCCGAATGCCCAAGCGCAAACGTAAAAAACTGAGATCGAGCTGGCCGCGGCGCATCCTCGCCGCGATCGCCATTCCGCTTGCCTGCTATCTCGGCCTTGCTGCATTGGGCGCCATCGTGCCGCTCAATCCATCATGGGAAGAGCCCGAAGAAGGCACGACCGTCTATCTGGTCGACAATGGCGTCCATCTCGACATCGCCTTCCCGGTCGCCGCCGAGGGGCTCGACTGGCGACCCAACTTTCCTGCCGATCATCTCGCCGAACCGCTCTGGGCCAGCGCCAGCCATGTCATGATCGGCGCGGGGGACCTCGGCATCTACACCACGGCGGAGGATTGGGGCGACCTGCGTCCCGGCGTCGCCGTCAACGCGCTCGTCGATGGCGAGCGGGTCATGCATGTCCAATATGTCGAGGACCCCGCAAGGTTCGCCGTCGCCGAAATCCGCCTGCGCCCCGCAGAATATCGCCGCCTCTACCAGGCGGTGCGCTCCAGCTTCGACCTTGATGATGACGGCCAGCCGCAATTGCTCGCCGACGTCGACGGCTATTTCCCGTCCGATGCCTTCTATGCAGGGCAAGGTCCCTTCAGCGCCGTTCAGACCTGCAACCAGTGGGTCGCCTCGCGCCTGCGCATTGCCGGCGTCGAGACAAGCCTCTGGGTGCCCTTTTCAAAGGGCCTGCCCTGGCGCTTCCGGGAGCCCGGCGAAGATTAGAGGACGTAGCGCGACAAGTCGGTATCACCGGCAATGTCGCTGAGCTGCTTCTCGACGAAGGCCGCGTCGATGACGACGGTCTCGCCAGCGCGGTCCTCGGCCTCGAAGCTGATATCTTCGAGCAGCTTTTCCATCACCGTCTGCAGACGCCGTGCGCCGATATTCTCGACGCTCTCGTTGACGTCAGCCGCGATGCGCGCGAGCGCCTCGATGCCCTCGTCGGTAAAGTCGATCTGCACGTCTTCCGTGCCGAGAAGCGCGCGATACTGGTCGGTGAGGCTCGCCCTTGTATCCGACAGGATTGCGACGAAATCCTCCTGCGTCAGGGCGCGCAATTCGACGCGGATCGGCAGGCGGCCCTGTAGTTCGGGCAGCATGTCGCTCGGCTTGGCCACATGGAATGCGCCCGAAGCGATGAAGAGGATATGGTCTGTCTTGAGCGGCCCGTACTTGGTCGCGACCGTCGTCCCTTCGATCAGCGGCAAGAGGTCGCGCTGCACGCCTTCGCGGCTCACCGAGCCGCCGCGCACATCGCTCACCGCAATCTTGTCGATTTCGTCGAGGAAGACGATGCCATTGGCCTCGGCATCCTCGAGCGCAGCGCGATTGACGTCGTCATCGTCGAGGCGCTTGTCAGCTTCCTCGTCGACCAGCCGGGTATAAGCGTCAGGTACCTTCAGCTTGCGCTTCTTGCGCGGCATCTGGCCGCCAAGGCCCTTCATCATGTCCGACAGGTTGATCATGCCGATGCCGCCCTGGCCCGGCATGTCGAACGGCGTCTGCGGCGCTTCGACCACCTCGATCTCGACCTCGGCCGTATCGAGGCTGCCATCCGCGAACCGCTCGCGGAAGCTCGCCCGCGTCGCTTCGGTCGAGCCCTTGCCGGTCAGCGCATCCAGGAGCCGCTCCATGGCGGCATCCTCGGCGGCCTTCTTGACCTTCTTGCGGCGGCGTTCGCGCTCAAGGCGCACGGCTTCCTCGACGAGGTCGCGCGCAATCTGTTCGACATCGCGGCCGACATAGCCGACCTCGGTGAACTTGGTCGCCTCGACCTTGACGAACGGCGCATCGGCAAGCTTGGCCAGGCGCCGCGAAATCTCTGTCTTGCCGCAGCCGGTCGGCCCGATCATCAGGATGTTCTTGGGCGTGACTTCGGCCTTGAGTTCGCTGCCGAGCTGCTGGCGGCGCCAGCGATTGCGCAGCGCCACGGCGACCGCCTTCTTGGCGTCCTTCTGGCCGACAATATGTTCATCGAGCGCCGCCACGATCGCCTTGGGCGTAAGCGGCTGCGCCTTGGTAATGGGGATATGTTCGTTCATCTCGTTCAGACCGTTTCGACCGTCAGGCGGTCGTTGGTGAAGACGCAGACTTCGGCCGCGATTTCCATCGCCTTGCGGGCCAGTTTTTCCGCGTCGGGTTCATAATCGGACAGCGCCCGCGCGGCGGCGAGCGCATAGTTGCCGCCCGATCCGATCGCGGCGATGCCGCCCTCGGGTTCGAGCACGTCGCCATTGCCGGTGACGATTAACATCGTTTCGGCATCGGCGACGATCATCATCGCTTCGAGGTTGCGGAGATATTTGTCTGTGCGCCAGTCCTTGGCGAGTTCGACCGCAGCGCGCATCAGCTTGCCCGAATGCGCCTCCAGCTTGCCCTCCAGCCGCTCGAACAAAGTAAAGGCATCTGCGGTCGCGCCGGCAAAGCCACCGATGACCTTGCCGTCCTTGCCAAGGCGGCGGACTTTGGTGGCATTGGGCTTGATCACCGTATTGCCGAGGCTGACCTGTCCGTCGCCAGCGACGACGGTCTTGCCCTCGCGCTTGACCCCGATGATCGTGGTTCCGTGAAACTGTTCCACTCTAATCCTCTCGTTGGTTCGAGAGGGGATGTGGGGAGCGAAGCCTAGTCGTGCAAGCCAAGGTGCCCGGCAAGGAAGTCGTCGAGGTCCTCGACCACCGGGAAACGCTGGAAGAGCGGGCTGAAGGCCTTGATCGGATCGGAGTGGGTCGCGCCGGGATAGAGGATCAGTTCGGCATCGGCGCCGGCCTCGACCAACTTGGCATGCAATTGCTGCGCGTTGCGGGCGCGCACGACGCGGTCGGCGCGGCCATGCTGGAACAGGATGGGCGGCGCGGCGGCATGGGCGAAGTTGATGGGCTGCGTCTCGTGCGCCGGCTCGTGATGGCCGAGCGCGGAAATGGCGCGCCAGTCGACGAACGGCAGGAAATTGGTCGGCGCCGACAGCAAGGCCGCGGCCTTCACATGGTCATGCGGCACGCCATGCGCGTCAAGATAATCGGGATTGAGCGCCAGCAATGCGGCAAGATGCCCGCCTGCGCTATGCCCGCCCACAGCTTGGCGCGTCGGATCGCCGCCCAGCGTCGCCCCATGTTCGGTGAGCCAGGCCATCGCTGCCGCGCCATCTTCGATGAAGGCGGGGAAGCGGTGCTTGGGCGCGAGGCGATAGTCCGGCATCGCGACCATATAGCCGCGCGCCGCAAGCGCCCGTCCGACAAAGCCGAACTCGTCGCGATGCCCGCGCACCCAACCGCCACCATAGAAGAAGGTGACGACGGGAAGCGGGTGCGGCCCCGGCTTCTGGGGCACGTAGATGTCCATCCGCTGGCGCTTGTCGCTGCCATAGCGGACCCCGGTGGCGATGCGGCGGCTGGCCTTCTTGGGTTCGCGCAGCTTGCTTGCGCGGTCGAGCAGGGTCGCCGGCGACACGCCCACGCGATCGAGCACATAGAGCGACTGCTCGCCCGCCACGGCGACGCGCCTCGCCCAGCGCTTGGCGCGGCGCGGCACTTCGGGCGTCTTCAGGCGACGCGTGGTGGTCGTGGGCACTTTCATTCGCGCATTTGCTAGCAAATGTTGCACCCGCGAACAAACCGCAGCATTTCCGTAGCGTCGGCTAGAGCCCGATCCACCCCAACAGGCCGCCGCGACGTTTTGCGCGGGCAATCGCGGCCCGCTCGCGCGCTTCGCAATTCTCGACGATCTCGATGGCATCGCGGGTGCGACCATTCGCCGCATCGAGCCGCCCGGTCTGGGCATCGGCAAAGGCGATCCAGTCACCTGTCGTCGCGGCCGCCTCAGGGAGGTCGGCCCCGGCGACCCCCTCGCGCCAGTCAGCGGGGAGCAGGCTCGCGCAATCGGCAGCGCTCGCTGTCACGATAGGCTGCGCGCCGACACAGGCTGTCGAGGCCGGCAGCATGAGCATCAGGATGCACGCGCGCATCGGCACCTTGGGCATTGCGGATCTCCTTGTCGTTGGATCGGGTAAGCGCATCGCCCTGCGCTTCGCGGGTCGCGGCGCGGCCGACCGTCTCGACGGCGTCGCGGCCCGCTTCTCGCGCTGCGTCGGCCTGCGCCTCGTTGACACGCGCTTCGGCGGCGCGCTTGCGATGGACTTGGCAGGCGATGGGCGTTGCGAGCAGCACCACCGCGAGCAACAGGCCAAGCCAGGCGAGCGGGTCTTTCAGATGAAGCAGCTCACGCATCACAGCTTCCCTCGTCAGGGTGCCGTGCACCGCCGTCGGCCTCGATGCTCGCCCCGAAGGCCTCGGCACGAAAGCTGCGACGATTGATGGCGAGGCCGAGGCTCAGCAGGATCGCCCCGATGATCGCGATGAAGCCGTAATTGAACCGCGCCAGCACATCCACCGTGCGCGGCGCGAGGGCCGGATCGGCAAGCGCCATTGTGTGGATCAAGCGCACCAGCCAAGCGGCAAGGCCGGTCAGCACCGCCGCGCCAGCGACCGAGGCCCACAAAGCGATCATCGCGCGCCAGTCGCGCGGGCTCCAGTTCGGCAGCCTCATTCTACCGGCGCGTTTCTGATGCGGACCGCTCATTCGACCGGTCCGAGGCGATTGGCGAGCCAGCCATAAAGAAAGCTTTCATTGGCAGGCCGTGTCTCGGCCAACCGAAGATAGCGCGCGCCCTGCAAAGCCTCGAGCGCGCGATGGATAACGATGCCGCCATTCTTCCTGCCGCGTTTGTCGAGAAAGGCATCCAGCGCGCCCAGCGTCTTCTCGCCAATACGCCCGTCGGGCACGAGATCGGGATAATCGCGGCCCTGCCGGTTCAAGGCATTCAATGCGCGCTGCAGGAACGTCGCCGCAACCGCCGGCCCCATATTCGCGCCGGTGTCGAACAGTTCGGCCGCCACCAGCGGCAATCGTTCGGCAACATCGTCAAAGCGCGGCCGCAGCCAGTAGATGCGCCGGTAGATGTGGCGCGCCTCTTCGCGCGGCAGTTCGCGCATCGGCCCGGCATAGCCATGCGCCCGTGCCACCCGCTCGGTGATGCCCCAGCGTGTCGCCCCGCCGCGATCATCGGGATGGTCGACGAAACCGCCCTTGCGCTCGATCAGTGCATCGACAAGTCGGTCGACAAAATCGACCTTAGCCTCCGCGCTCGCATATTCCATGGGCTTCATGTGGCCGCCTTCCGTCAGTGAAGGGCCCTTACGGCCCGGATCGTCCGAGTCGCAATATATAACCATATTGGTTATCTGTAGGACAGCGCGATGATTTTATTGTGGTTCGCGCGCACCACTTGGCCAAATTTGTGCGCCTTTCGCGCTTGCTTACACTTGTGTTGCAACAAGAGGCGCGGCACTCCTGATCGGGCTATTTGTATGCGGGCGCGTCTCACAGCCCGTCAGGAGAGGAAAAACATGACCAAGAAAAAGCTTCTCGGCGCCACGTTGCTTGGCGCCGCAGCCACGATGGCGCTGCCGCAGGCCGCACACGCCCAGCGCGTCGACCGCATCGTCGCATTCGGCGACAGCTATGCCGATGATGGCAACTTCTTTGAACTCGTCGGGCTCGATCCCGTCGATACGCTCGTCTATCCGACCGGACGCTTCTCCGGCGGCACCAACTATATCGACACGCTCGGCATTCTGCTCGATGCCCCGATCGACAATTTCGCTATCGGCGGCGCGCTCACCGACAACACCAACACTAACGGTCCGCCGCTCGGCTTCGCGACCGAATATGGCGCGTTCCTGTCGGGCGGCGGCGGCGCCTTCCCGACCGTGAACGGCACGTTCGACGAAAACGACCTGCTTGCCATTTCAATCGGCGGCAACGATGCGCGCTTCTACCAAACGCAGGGTGGCGATTTCGCCGGTGCTGCCTCGGCAGCCGTCGCCTCCGCCGCGCAAGCCGAATTCGGTCTCGACCTCCTGGTCGACGCCGGCGCACGCAACATCTCCTTTCTCGCCGGCAACACTGCCGAGATCCCCGAGGTTGCCGGTCAGCCCAATCCGCTGGAAGCGGCTGCAATTCGCAACGAATATTCGACGACCTTCAATGCCGAGATCCGTCAGGTCCTGGCCGGTTACGCTGCCAATGGCGTGATGGTTCACTACCTTGACCTCAGCGCGGTGAACCAGTCGATCAGTGCCAACTTCTCCGAGTTCGGCCTCGTCGGTGCGGTCTGCCCGATCTTCCCGGACACGACCTGCGCTGCCGACCCTGCGGAAGCTGCCAAGTATCTGTTCTACGGCGATGCGCTGCACCTGACGTCGGCAGGCTTCGACATCGTCGCGCAATATGTCGCTACTCAGTTGCAGGCCCCGCTGACCCTTGTCGCGCCGAGCGAGAATGCGCTCGACAATGCGCGCCAGATGGGCCGCGCGGTCACCGCCCGCATGGACGGCAGCAGCCCGCGTGACGGCGGCCTCGGCGAAGGCCTCAACTTCTTCGTCCAGGGCGATACCTTCAGCCGCACCACCGGCATGACCATGGACAGCGATGCCTACGCCATCGAGAATTACGGCGTCGCTGCCGGCCTCGAATATGGTGCCGGCAATGCCATGATCGGCCTCGCGGTCCGCTACGGCATGCCCGAAGCCGAATTCCTCAACGGCGCCGCCGAAACCGAATCCACCAGCCTGTCGGGCTCGGTCTATGGCGCCTACGCGCTCGGCCCTGTCTTTGCGCAGGCCTATGTCGGCATCGGCACCGACGATCATGAGATCGAGCGCCGCGGCGTCGTCGACAGCCTCGGCCTCGAAGGTCA contains:
- the hslV gene encoding ATP-dependent protease subunit HslV; this encodes MEQFHGTTIIGVKREGKTVVAGDGQVSLGNTVIKPNATKVRRLGKDGKVIGGFAGATADAFTLFERLEGKLEAHSGKLMRAAVELAKDWRTDKYLRNLEAMMIVADAETMLIVTGNGDVLEPEGGIAAIGSGGNYALAAARALSDYEPDAEKLARKAMEIAAEVCVFTNDRLTVETV
- a CDS encoding alpha/beta hydrolase is translated as MKVPTTTTRRLKTPEVPRRAKRWARRVAVAGEQSLYVLDRVGVSPATLLDRASKLREPKKASRRIATGVRYGSDKRQRMDIYVPQKPGPHPLPVVTFFYGGGWVRGHRDEFGFVGRALAARGYMVAMPDYRLAPKHRFPAFIEDGAAAMAWLTEHGATLGGDPTRQAVGGHSAGGHLAALLALNPDYLDAHGVPHDHVKAAALLSAPTNFLPFVDWRAISALGHHEPAHETQPINFAHAAAPPILFQHGRADRVVRARNAQQLHAKLVEAGADAELILYPGATHSDPIKAFSPLFQRFPVVEDLDDFLAGHLGLHD
- the secD gene encoding protein translocase subunit SecD, with amino-acid sequence MLDFPRWKVWSIWAIIAIGIVLSIPSLLSERQLESYPDQLPQSRINLGLDLAGGSYLLLEADAADAAVQRLTAMEENIRNELVRGEPRVRIGDISRSEGQLSFMVRDVTQVDEAVERLRAMTQPVGFTGQRDWTVEVEDTSRIIVAPTADGEQRALADAVTVARDVVRRRIDPSGTREVTVRTSGEERIEVMVPGVDDPEALKDLIGQTARLEFRLVDLTASPEQLSQGRAPAGSEAIPYPDAPPGVPYVGYGAADGIPRIGLERRVIVSGDQLENAQQSFDAQTNEPVVSIKFNPQGARRFGRVTQENVGEPFAMVLDGNVLSAPNIIQPILGGSAQIQGNFTVESANQLGIALSSGKLPVKLDVIQEYTISSDLGQDSIEKGMLASIVATLAVLIYMLMTYGRFGLYANAALVANAFLILGAMAVFNATLTLPGIAGFVLTIGAAVDANVLINERIREELRRGRKILDAIEHGYKEASTAIFDANITNTIAAAMMFYFGSGPIRGFAVVLLIGIVTSVWTAVNFTRMLVAVWARAKRPKKLHI
- a CDS encoding glycoside hydrolase family 108 protein, with amino-acid sequence MKPMEYASAEAKVDFVDRLVDALIERKGGFVDHPDDRGGATRWGITERVARAHGYAGPMRELPREEARHIYRRIYWLRPRFDDVAERLPLVAAELFDTGANMGPAVAATFLQRALNALNRQGRDYPDLVPDGRIGEKTLGALDAFLDKRGRKNGGIVIHRALEALQGARYLRLAETRPANESFLYGWLANRLGPVE
- the hslU gene encoding ATP-dependent protease ATPase subunit HslU, coding for MNEHIPITKAQPLTPKAIVAALDEHIVGQKDAKKAVAVALRNRWRRQQLGSELKAEVTPKNILMIGPTGCGKTEISRRLAKLADAPFVKVEATKFTEVGYVGRDVEQIARDLVEEAVRLERERRRKKVKKAAEDAAMERLLDALTGKGSTEATRASFRERFADGSLDTAEVEIEVVEAPQTPFDMPGQGGIGMINLSDMMKGLGGQMPRKKRKLKVPDAYTRLVDEEADKRLDDDDVNRAALEDAEANGIVFLDEIDKIAVSDVRGGSVSREGVQRDLLPLIEGTTVATKYGPLKTDHILFIASGAFHVAKPSDMLPELQGRLPIRVELRALTQEDFVAILSDTRASLTDQYRALLGTEDVQIDFTDEGIEALARIAADVNESVENIGARRLQTVMEKLLEDISFEAEDRAGETVVIDAAFVEKQLSDIAGDTDLSRYVL
- the yajC gene encoding preprotein translocase subunit YajC, which encodes MTNILLVAAAAPASGGGSFIGGLIPLVLIFIIFWFLLIRPQQKQMKQHQATIAATKKGDQVVTGGGLIGKVTKVSDDEVEVDLGGGMKVRAVKSMLAKVVDPKAKPAND
- a CDS encoding TIGR02117 family protein produces the protein MPKRKRKKLRSSWPRRILAAIAIPLACYLGLAALGAIVPLNPSWEEPEEGTTVYLVDNGVHLDIAFPVAAEGLDWRPNFPADHLAEPLWASASHVMIGAGDLGIYTTAEDWGDLRPGVAVNALVDGERVMHVQYVEDPARFAVAEIRLRPAEYRRLYQAVRSSFDLDDDGQPQLLADVDGYFPSDAFYAGQGPFSAVQTCNQWVASRLRIAGVETSLWVPFSKGLPWRFREPGED
- a CDS encoding autotransporter domain-containing protein, whose amino-acid sequence is MTKKKLLGATLLGAAATMALPQAAHAQRVDRIVAFGDSYADDGNFFELVGLDPVDTLVYPTGRFSGGTNYIDTLGILLDAPIDNFAIGGALTDNTNTNGPPLGFATEYGAFLSGGGGAFPTVNGTFDENDLLAISIGGNDARFYQTQGGDFAGAASAAVASAAQAEFGLDLLVDAGARNISFLAGNTAEIPEVAGQPNPLEAAAIRNEYSTTFNAEIRQVLAGYAANGVMVHYLDLSAVNQSISANFSEFGLVGAVCPIFPDTTCAADPAEAAKYLFYGDALHLTSAGFDIVAQYVATQLQAPLTLVAPSENALDNARQMGRAVTARMDGSSPRDGGLGEGLNFFVQGDTFSRTTGMTMDSDAYAIENYGVAAGLEYGAGNAMIGLAVRYGMPEAEFLNGAAETESTSLSGSVYGAYALGPVFAQAYVGIGTDDHEIERRGVVDSLGLEGQADGEHFFVGGKIGYLANVGKLRVGPVVAIDHLDVDVDPYTEMGDAALALSVSEAQISSTRGSVGVEVRGDFAGEGIQLRPYGGIMLEKEMSGGPRDFTFSQTASPEIVNSWTVGELDDDIYGRLRAGFSAQIFSSLRLDVSATTTVDKGDGEETAASVGLTLGF